A stretch of Myxococcus hansupus DNA encodes these proteins:
- a CDS encoding EF-hand domain-containing protein yields MATKSRKTAVAKKSSRRGSTAKKAASKKAAKKATAKKAAPKKSAAKKAPARKKSTAKKVSTRKAPAKKAAAKKVSARKAPAKKAAAKKAPARKPSAARKSTRSATGSSFVEQVETTSAGLQPLAPVHAPVDEFTSTGNEVLDIFQRYDRDRTGTIDRAEFARLLEALGQNISDEELEIAIDIVDTDRTGKISWNEFRAWWNSR; encoded by the coding sequence ATGGCGACGAAGTCACGCAAGACGGCTGTTGCGAAGAAGTCATCCCGGCGCGGTTCGACGGCCAAGAAGGCGGCGTCGAAGAAGGCCGCCAAGAAGGCCACGGCGAAGAAGGCCGCGCCCAAGAAGTCGGCGGCGAAGAAGGCGCCCGCGCGCAAGAAGTCCACGGCGAAGAAGGTCAGTACCAGGAAGGCGCCCGCGAAGAAGGCCGCGGCGAAGAAGGTCAGCGCCAGGAAGGCGCCCGCGAAGAAGGCCGCGGCGAAGAAGGCCCCCGCGCGCAAGCCGTCCGCGGCGAGGAAGTCGACGCGGTCCGCGACGGGCTCGTCGTTCGTCGAACAGGTGGAGACGACGTCCGCGGGCTTGCAGCCGCTGGCGCCCGTGCACGCGCCGGTGGATGAGTTCACCAGCACCGGCAACGAGGTGCTCGACATCTTCCAGCGCTACGACCGTGACCGGACGGGCACCATTGACCGGGCGGAGTTCGCGCGGCTGCTGGAGGCGCTGGGCCAGAACATCTCCGATGAAGAGCTGGAAATCGCGATCGACATCGTCGACACGGACCGCACCGGGAAGATTTCCTGGAACGAGTTCCGTGCGTGGTGGAACAGCCGCTGA
- a CDS encoding NADase-type glycan-binding domain-containing protein has translation MILLSLLLAAAPPVMLEPDAGSANRLHPRRVTSSSFLENGWNKHEQNYLPLYVADDDPTTAWVEGAKGRGEGEALEWWGPELTRAKTYRLFIRNGFQKSEKLFRANARPRKVKLEPLVQGETGAQVTGTALETELKDVLGWQEVRLPVPNKVHGVRLTLASTYPGTTYDDTCISDLRVYVEGEDPYKPEAEAAAFEQVRAFALERKQSAARSGNESKMEWAPRYTVETLLSRDISDDEEERGLTYAVRHIATVPEMPGYKSALERAKKAAELFDRASLDYQGQESEARAKWTRVKPMQLRSQTASARTALSAMESDGIVRIAGMLHQGDVSFFEADASQAKMKAALKKASKAQAQQAKSCISTCEKRRKAEGKNEDAYDCDCEGECLGCGDPALPVDELLKHQLTGGDFLQGSLAKPTAFLRGKSELSGSRESWYAFRQTLVTYVGEKADVVITNDHQDIMMEGTVSLRIHVIDWGEKNGKASPRAITSFLVSDQRVLVLRYSPASKA, from the coding sequence ATGATTCTCCTGTCGCTCCTCCTCGCCGCGGCGCCCCCCGTCATGCTGGAGCCGGATGCGGGCTCGGCCAACCGGCTGCATCCCCGTCGCGTGACGTCCTCCTCGTTCCTGGAGAATGGCTGGAACAAACACGAGCAGAACTATCTGCCCCTCTACGTCGCGGATGACGACCCGACCACCGCCTGGGTGGAAGGCGCCAAGGGCCGGGGCGAAGGCGAGGCCCTGGAGTGGTGGGGCCCGGAGCTCACCCGCGCCAAGACGTACCGCCTGTTCATCCGCAACGGCTTCCAGAAGTCGGAGAAGCTCTTCCGCGCCAATGCCCGTCCGCGCAAGGTGAAGCTGGAGCCGCTCGTCCAAGGCGAGACGGGGGCCCAGGTCACGGGCACCGCGCTGGAGACGGAGCTGAAGGACGTGCTCGGCTGGCAGGAAGTCCGCCTGCCCGTTCCGAACAAGGTCCACGGCGTGCGGCTCACGCTCGCCTCCACGTATCCGGGCACGACGTACGACGACACCTGCATCAGCGACCTGCGGGTGTACGTGGAGGGCGAAGACCCCTACAAGCCGGAGGCCGAGGCCGCGGCCTTCGAGCAGGTGCGTGCCTTCGCGCTGGAGCGGAAGCAGTCCGCCGCCCGCAGCGGCAATGAATCCAAGATGGAGTGGGCGCCCCGCTACACGGTGGAGACGCTGCTCTCGCGGGACATCTCCGATGACGAGGAGGAACGGGGACTGACCTACGCCGTCCGCCACATCGCCACCGTCCCTGAGATGCCGGGCTACAAGTCGGCGCTCGAGCGCGCGAAGAAGGCGGCCGAGCTGTTCGATCGCGCGAGCCTCGACTACCAGGGACAGGAGTCCGAAGCGCGCGCGAAGTGGACCCGCGTCAAGCCGATGCAGCTCCGGTCCCAGACGGCGTCAGCGAGAACAGCCCTCTCCGCCATGGAGAGCGACGGCATCGTGCGCATCGCCGGCATGCTCCACCAGGGAGACGTGTCCTTCTTCGAGGCGGATGCCAGCCAGGCGAAGATGAAGGCGGCCCTGAAGAAGGCGAGCAAGGCACAAGCCCAGCAGGCCAAGTCCTGCATCAGCACTTGCGAGAAGCGCCGGAAAGCGGAGGGCAAGAACGAGGACGCCTACGACTGTGACTGCGAGGGCGAGTGCCTGGGCTGCGGCGACCCCGCCCTCCCCGTGGACGAGCTCCTCAAACACCAGCTCACCGGGGGTGACTTCCTCCAAGGCTCACTCGCCAAGCCCACCGCGTTCCTGCGTGGCAAGTCCGAGCTCTCCGGGAGCCGGGAGTCCTGGTACGCCTTCCGCCAGACGCTCGTCACCTACGTGGGCGAGAAAGCGGATGTCGTCATCACCAACGACCACCAGGACATCATGATGGAAGGCACCGTCTCCTTGCGCATCCACGTCATCGACTGGGGCGAGAAGAACGGCAAGGCCAGCCCGAGGGCCATCACCAGCTTCCTCGTCTCCGACCAGCGGGTCCTGGTCCTGCGCTACAGCCCCGCGTCCAAGGCCTGA
- a CDS encoding multiheme c-type cytochrome, translating into MSVLVLLTCSLLATAPTARFPQGTAPMEAGPAPHGLPDWSVQRCTECHAAQVESWQHSGHANARVDDVFQVALTEDRPGWCVQCHAPFARNLERGPLPKGSPPEEHGVTCAGCHAPLGDDAKAAGMPCAGCHQFGFPVLTSAGQRVRLSSTQLQQDTVGEWRRWKTQRGDARHCTACHMPQGDHGFGGTRRTESLKAALRVEQAGASLRVSTREVGHAFPTGDVMRWVSVEVSDEPLFEAPRTVATFGRKLEVRVWPHEPLPHLGAVEDTRLLPGEVRKVPLPTAARYARVVYHLVSHEQETSGLYPAGLSQLVLWASPLQPFPPLHTPKERKP; encoded by the coding sequence GTGTCCGTGCTCGTCCTCCTCACCTGTTCGCTGCTGGCCACAGCCCCCACGGCGCGCTTCCCCCAGGGCACCGCGCCCATGGAGGCGGGGCCCGCCCCCCATGGCCTGCCAGACTGGAGCGTCCAGCGCTGCACGGAGTGCCATGCCGCCCAGGTGGAGTCCTGGCAACACAGTGGCCACGCCAACGCCCGCGTGGATGACGTCTTCCAGGTGGCGTTGACCGAGGACCGGCCCGGCTGGTGCGTGCAATGTCATGCACCCTTCGCGCGAAACCTGGAGCGAGGTCCGCTCCCCAAGGGCAGTCCTCCGGAGGAGCACGGCGTCACCTGCGCGGGATGCCATGCCCCCCTGGGCGACGACGCGAAGGCCGCGGGCATGCCCTGCGCGGGCTGTCATCAGTTCGGCTTCCCCGTGTTGACGAGCGCCGGCCAACGGGTGCGGCTGTCGTCCACCCAGCTTCAACAAGACACCGTGGGGGAATGGCGCCGCTGGAAGACTCAGCGAGGCGATGCGCGGCATTGCACCGCCTGCCACATGCCCCAGGGAGACCACGGCTTCGGCGGCACGCGGCGCACCGAGTCCCTCAAGGCCGCGCTCCGCGTGGAGCAAGCCGGCGCGTCGCTCCGCGTCTCCACGCGCGAGGTGGGCCATGCCTTCCCCACCGGCGACGTCATGCGCTGGGTGAGCGTGGAGGTCTCCGACGAGCCCCTCTTCGAGGCGCCGCGCACCGTCGCCACGTTTGGCCGCAAGCTGGAGGTCCGCGTGTGGCCCCACGAGCCCCTGCCCCACCTGGGCGCGGTGGAAGACACCCGCCTGCTGCCGGGGGAGGTCCGCAAGGTGCCGCTGCCCACGGCGGCGCGGTACGCGCGCGTCGTCTATCACCTCGTGTCCCATGAGCAGGAGACCTCGGGGCTCTACCCCGCGGGCTTGTCACAACTGGTGCTGTGGGCCTCGCCGCTCCAACCCTTTCCGCCGTTACACACCCCGAAGGAACGCAAGCCATGA
- a CDS encoding response regulator, which produces MVDVELRALPVSVGGRQLGFIAIYHDITDLERARKAAEAANQAKSLFLATMSHEIRTPMNAIIGMTGLLLDRALTEEQRDFVATIRQSSEALLTLLNDVLDFSKIEAGRFEAELRPFDLRQCVESVLDLLAVRASEKGLDLGCDIAPQVPQMLVGDASRIRQVLLNLVGNALKFTEHGGAVVSVEGASVSGAEGAAEWALTFSVQDTGPGIPEDRRAGLFQPFNQLDASVSRRFGGTGLGLAISKRLVEAMGGTLWVESEGIAGRGTTFSFTLRAQSAPQAYAVHLRQEQPLLQGRRVLIVDDNALFRRLLGRQLRAWGVEPVETASGPEALSQFQAGTGYDVVLIDHHMPGMDGTALAERIRREGQGLPLLLLSTPGRRGSPPEGLFAGVLSRPLKTSQLYDALISCFSQHVPPVPGTRELQASRAGPFPGVRPGDSVPLDILLVEDNATNQKLALLVLERLGYRADVALNGRQALHAVSQKRYDVVLMDLQMPEMDGLEATRRIRQELPPRAQPWVIAMTANAMDSDREQCFSAGMDDFLGKPIRVDALTSALLRCQGRRSEAAPERRASTATVATPLSTLMDGLPEAARIEGLEPTALARLWSELGAQAGLVLPELIDTALNSMPALLEDAYAALARGHADDLGRAAHTLKSNAAWFGATALEAHARAVEQQADTGNLGDMEGRLARCRTELEAARVLLGRLRDSVQALSRG; this is translated from the coding sequence GTGGTGGACGTGGAGCTGCGGGCACTGCCCGTCTCCGTGGGCGGCCGGCAGCTCGGCTTCATCGCCATCTACCACGACATCACGGACCTGGAGCGCGCGCGCAAGGCGGCTGAGGCGGCCAATCAGGCCAAGAGCCTCTTCCTGGCCACGATGAGCCACGAAATCCGCACGCCCATGAATGCCATCATCGGCATGACGGGCCTGCTCCTGGACCGCGCGTTGACGGAGGAGCAGCGCGACTTCGTCGCCACCATCCGGCAGAGCAGCGAGGCGCTGCTGACGCTGCTCAACGACGTGCTGGATTTCTCCAAGATCGAAGCGGGCCGCTTCGAGGCGGAGCTGCGCCCCTTCGACCTGCGCCAGTGCGTGGAGTCCGTGCTGGACCTGCTGGCCGTCCGCGCGAGCGAGAAGGGCCTGGACCTGGGCTGTGACATCGCGCCGCAGGTGCCGCAGATGTTGGTGGGCGATGCGTCGCGCATCCGCCAGGTGTTGCTCAACCTCGTGGGCAACGCGCTCAAGTTCACCGAGCATGGCGGGGCGGTGGTGAGCGTGGAGGGGGCGTCCGTGTCTGGCGCGGAGGGCGCGGCGGAATGGGCGCTGACCTTCAGCGTCCAGGACACCGGGCCCGGGATTCCCGAGGACCGCCGCGCGGGCCTGTTCCAGCCCTTCAACCAACTGGATGCCTCGGTGTCCCGCCGCTTCGGGGGCACGGGGTTGGGGTTGGCCATCTCCAAGCGGTTGGTGGAGGCCATGGGGGGCACCCTCTGGGTGGAGAGCGAGGGCATTGCCGGCCGGGGCACCACCTTCAGCTTCACCTTGCGCGCCCAGTCCGCGCCGCAGGCGTACGCGGTGCACCTGCGGCAGGAGCAGCCGCTGCTGCAGGGCCGCCGCGTGCTCATCGTGGATGACAACGCCCTCTTCCGGCGCCTCCTGGGGCGGCAGCTCCGGGCCTGGGGTGTCGAGCCGGTGGAGACGGCGTCGGGACCGGAGGCGCTGTCCCAGTTCCAGGCGGGCACCGGCTATGACGTCGTGCTCATCGACCACCACATGCCGGGAATGGATGGCACCGCCCTGGCCGAGCGCATCCGGCGGGAGGGGCAGGGGCTGCCCCTGTTGTTGCTGTCGACGCCGGGCCGACGGGGCAGTCCCCCCGAAGGGCTCTTCGCGGGGGTGTTGTCCCGTCCGCTGAAGACCTCGCAGCTCTACGACGCGTTGATTTCATGCTTCTCGCAGCACGTGCCGCCGGTGCCGGGAACGCGCGAGCTGCAGGCGTCCCGCGCGGGGCCCTTTCCGGGTGTGCGGCCCGGGGACTCCGTGCCGCTCGACATCCTCCTGGTGGAGGACAACGCGACCAACCAGAAGCTGGCGCTGCTGGTGTTGGAGCGGCTCGGCTACCGCGCCGACGTGGCCCTCAACGGCCGCCAGGCGCTGCATGCCGTTTCGCAGAAGCGCTACGACGTGGTGCTCATGGACCTGCAGATGCCGGAGATGGACGGCCTGGAGGCCACGCGCCGCATCCGGCAGGAGCTGCCGCCCCGGGCCCAGCCCTGGGTCATCGCGATGACGGCCAACGCCATGGACTCCGACCGCGAGCAGTGTTTCTCCGCGGGCATGGACGACTTCCTGGGCAAGCCCATCCGCGTGGATGCGCTGACCTCCGCGCTCCTCCGCTGCCAGGGGCGCCGCTCCGAGGCCGCGCCCGAGCGGCGTGCCAGCACCGCCACCGTGGCGACGCCCCTGTCGACGCTCATGGACGGGCTTCCCGAGGCGGCCCGCATCGAAGGGCTGGAGCCCACCGCGCTCGCGCGGCTGTGGTCGGAGCTGGGGGCGCAGGCCGGGCTGGTGCTGCCAGAGCTCATCGACACCGCGCTGAACAGCATGCCGGCCCTGCTCGAGGACGCCTACGCCGCCCTCGCCCGGGGGCACGCGGATGACCTGGGCCGCGCGGCGCACACGCTCAAGTCGAACGCGGCCTGGTTTGGCGCCACCGCGCTGGAGGCCCATGCCCGCGCCGTCGAGCAGCAGGCGGACACCGGGAACCTGGGCGACATGGAGGGGCGGCTGGCGCGTTGCCGGACGGAGTTGGAGGCCGCCCGCGTGTTGCTCGGCCGCCTGAGGGACAGCGTCCAGGCCTTGTCGAGGGGCTGA
- a CDS encoding RIO1 family regulatory kinase/ATPase, protein MNDSLETLLADGIIEAIIGQLKTGKEAEVWLVQHAGQVVAAKLYKERHERNFRNNVGYREGREVRNSRTRRAMEKGSRFGQNAAEDAWKSAESDSLYKLHAQGVRVPTPVMFYEGILLMEVVLDPEGHPAPRMVEAPPRTAEEALAMYVDLRGQVINMLCADLIHGDLSPYNILMSYQGPTIIDFPQTVAAARNNRAEFYFRRDLDNVRNFLAATAPSLFNAAGDTAEIWNAYVRRELTPDFTPSGNFREGPRRNGRGGARGQDFRAPREEAFVAAPAPVEPAAPARGDMTPEEAAEAELRELEALVLRQGGGERGKPAVAAPPPRGGRNRGAGGGRPPPRGGGSGNASRPAPSGPRTGGGARPGPNEQRAGSGGAGRAGPNEQRAGGNGRSGPNEQRAGGSGRSGPNEQRAGGTGRAGPNEQRAGGNGRSGPHEQRTGGDASGRFGSNEQRAGDTGRSGPHEQRTGGDASGRFGSNEQRAGGTGRAGPNERRAGGNGRFAQNEQRADGGASGRFGSNEQRVGGTDRFAQNEQRADGDASGRFGSNEQRVGGIGRFAQNDQRAGRNASGRFGANEQSADGMGRSGPDAQRAGGNGRSAQDEQRATGGTGRSRQSDQRTGGRGRSGPKEQRMSGDASDRNAPDDTRPNEQRMSGNGRPPRAGPRGGTSGDAAPAGPGPRGNGERNDRRGGPNGRPQPLVETRPAMSPSAAPPQNVIREPRQANSGNTGSAPRQQRPQQGRGGARNARASGPQVSYVARPASSSESGS, encoded by the coding sequence ATGAATGACTCGCTAGAGACCCTCCTGGCTGACGGCATCATCGAAGCCATCATCGGCCAGTTGAAGACGGGCAAGGAAGCAGAGGTATGGCTGGTTCAGCATGCCGGCCAGGTGGTCGCGGCCAAGCTGTACAAGGAGCGCCACGAGCGGAACTTCCGCAACAACGTGGGCTACCGGGAAGGCCGCGAGGTGCGCAATTCGCGTACGCGTCGCGCCATGGAGAAGGGCAGCCGCTTCGGCCAGAACGCCGCCGAGGACGCCTGGAAGAGCGCCGAGTCGGACTCGCTCTACAAGCTGCACGCCCAGGGCGTGCGCGTGCCCACACCGGTGATGTTCTACGAGGGCATCCTCCTCATGGAGGTGGTGCTGGATCCGGAAGGCCACCCCGCACCGCGCATGGTGGAGGCACCGCCCCGGACGGCCGAGGAAGCCCTGGCCATGTATGTGGACCTGCGCGGTCAGGTCATCAACATGCTGTGCGCGGACCTCATCCACGGCGACCTGTCTCCGTACAACATCCTGATGAGCTATCAGGGGCCCACCATCATCGACTTCCCGCAGACGGTGGCGGCGGCTCGGAACAACCGCGCGGAGTTCTACTTCCGGCGCGACCTGGACAACGTCCGCAACTTCCTCGCGGCCACGGCGCCCTCGCTGTTCAACGCCGCGGGCGACACGGCGGAGATCTGGAATGCCTATGTGCGGCGGGAGCTGACGCCGGACTTCACGCCGTCGGGCAACTTCCGGGAAGGGCCTCGGCGCAACGGCCGTGGCGGCGCGCGTGGGCAGGACTTCCGGGCCCCGCGTGAAGAGGCCTTTGTCGCGGCGCCCGCTCCGGTGGAGCCGGCGGCACCTGCGCGGGGGGACATGACGCCCGAGGAGGCCGCCGAGGCGGAGCTTCGTGAGTTGGAAGCGCTGGTGCTGCGGCAGGGCGGTGGTGAGCGAGGCAAGCCGGCCGTCGCGGCGCCTCCGCCGAGGGGCGGACGGAATCGTGGCGCGGGAGGTGGAAGACCGCCTCCGCGGGGTGGCGGCAGTGGGAACGCCTCGCGCCCTGCCCCGAGTGGACCGCGCACGGGCGGCGGTGCGCGCCCGGGTCCGAACGAACAGCGCGCGGGCAGTGGTGGCGCTGGGCGCGCAGGTCCGAACGAGCAGCGCGCGGGTGGCAACGGGCGCTCGGGTCCGAATGAGCAGCGTGCGGGTGGCAGCGGGCGCTCAGGTCCGAATGAGCAGCGCGCGGGTGGCACCGGGCGCGCAGGTCCGAACGAGCAGCGTGCGGGTGGCAACGGGCGCTCGGGTCCCCACGAACAGCGCACGGGCGGCGACGCTTCTGGCCGCTTCGGCTCGAACGAGCAGCGCGCGGGCGACACCGGCCGCTCAGGTCCCCACGAGCAGCGCACGGGCGGCGACGCTTCTGGCCGCTTCGGCTCAAACGAGCAGCGCGCGGGCGGCACCGGGCGCGCAGGGCCGAATGAGCGGCGCGCGGGTGGCAACGGCCGCTTCGCTCAAAATGAGCAGCGCGCGGATGGCGGCGCCTCTGGTCGCTTCGGCTCGAACGAGCAGCGCGTGGGTGGCACTGACCGCTTCGCTCAAAACGAGCAGCGGGCGGACGGCGACGCGTCCGGCCGCTTCGGCTCGAACGAGCAGCGCGTGGGTGGCATTGGCCGCTTCGCGCAGAACGACCAGCGGGCGGGCCGCAACGCCTCTGGCCGCTTCGGCGCGAACGAGCAAAGTGCTGATGGAATGGGCCGCTCGGGCCCGGACGCGCAGCGCGCGGGTGGCAACGGCCGCTCTGCTCAAGATGAGCAGCGGGCCACCGGCGGCACCGGGCGCTCCCGTCAGAGCGATCAACGTACAGGTGGCCGCGGGCGTTCAGGCCCGAAAGAGCAGCGCATGAGCGGCGATGCATCCGACCGCAACGCCCCCGACGACACGCGCCCGAACGAGCAGCGCATGAGCGGCAATGGCCGTCCTCCTCGCGCTGGCCCCCGCGGAGGCACGTCCGGTGACGCTGCGCCCGCGGGCCCGGGCCCCCGAGGAAACGGTGAGCGGAACGATCGGCGCGGCGGCCCCAACGGCAGGCCGCAGCCCCTGGTCGAAACCCGCCCCGCGATGAGCCCGTCCGCCGCCCCTCCCCAGAACGTGATTCGGGAGCCCCGTCAGGCGAACTCGGGCAACACCGGAAGTGCCCCCAGGCAACAGCGCCCTCAGCAGGGGCGCGGTGGCGCGCGCAATGCCCGCGCGAGCGGGCCGCAGGTCTCCTACGTCGCCCGCCCGGCGTCATCCTCCGAGTCGGGCTCCTGA
- the gor gene encoding glutathione-disulfide reductase, translating to MARYDFDVFTLGGGSGGVAASRRAGAHGARVALCEDRDLGGTCVHRGCVPKKLLVYGAHFREEFQDAEGYGWTLQEPVFTWRKLLAAKDKELDRLGGVYARLLRDSGVTVVEGRGRVVDAHTVEVAGKQYTAERILIATGSRPYLPQDITGIEHAITSDDALSFAELPKRLAIVGAGYIGVELAGIFHGLGSHVTMLIRGASVLGGFDEDVRSFLTEEMRKKGIELMTDTFIRDIEKREDGGVSLLTGGGETVEADAVLFATGRIPNTAQLGLEEAGVVLDARGAVVVDEWSRSSVESIYAVGDVTDRINLTPVAIAEGRALAETLFNDNPMQMDHTNVPSAVFSQPPVASVGLTELEAKERLGKLDIYVTSFRPMKHTLSGRNERTMMKVVVERESNRVVGCHMVGADAPEIIQGLAVAVKCGVTKKQLDATVGIHPTAAEEFVTLRDKRPDPDERLAAELGHDAAVPPRR from the coding sequence ATGGCCCGTTACGACTTCGACGTGTTCACCCTTGGCGGCGGTTCTGGCGGCGTGGCGGCCAGCCGCAGGGCGGGGGCCCACGGCGCCCGGGTCGCCCTCTGTGAAGACCGCGACCTGGGGGGCACCTGTGTCCACCGCGGCTGTGTGCCCAAGAAGCTGTTGGTCTACGGCGCGCACTTCCGCGAGGAGTTCCAGGACGCGGAGGGCTACGGCTGGACGCTCCAGGAGCCGGTGTTCACCTGGCGCAAGCTGCTGGCCGCGAAGGACAAGGAGCTGGACCGGCTGGGCGGGGTGTACGCGCGGCTGCTGCGCGACTCCGGCGTGACGGTGGTGGAGGGGCGCGGGCGCGTCGTGGACGCCCACACGGTGGAGGTGGCGGGGAAGCAGTACACGGCGGAGCGCATCCTGATTGCCACGGGCTCCCGGCCCTACCTGCCGCAGGACATCACGGGCATCGAGCACGCCATCACCTCGGACGACGCGCTGTCCTTCGCGGAGCTGCCCAAGCGGCTGGCCATCGTCGGGGCGGGGTACATCGGCGTGGAGCTCGCGGGCATCTTCCACGGCCTGGGCTCGCACGTGACGATGTTGATTCGCGGCGCGAGCGTGCTGGGCGGCTTCGATGAGGACGTGCGCTCGTTCCTCACGGAGGAGATGCGCAAGAAGGGCATCGAGCTGATGACGGACACCTTCATCCGGGACATCGAGAAGCGCGAGGACGGCGGGGTGAGCCTGCTGACGGGCGGTGGTGAGACGGTGGAGGCGGACGCGGTGCTCTTCGCCACCGGCCGGATTCCCAACACGGCGCAGTTGGGACTGGAGGAGGCGGGCGTGGTGCTGGACGCGCGCGGCGCGGTGGTGGTGGACGAGTGGTCGCGCAGCTCGGTGGAGAGCATCTACGCGGTGGGGGACGTCACCGACCGCATCAACCTCACGCCGGTGGCCATCGCAGAGGGGCGGGCCCTGGCGGAGACGCTCTTCAACGACAACCCGATGCAGATGGACCACACCAACGTGCCGTCCGCCGTCTTCAGCCAGCCCCCCGTGGCCTCCGTGGGCCTGACGGAGCTGGAGGCGAAGGAGCGGCTGGGCAAGCTGGACATCTACGTCACCAGCTTCCGGCCCATGAAGCACACGCTGAGCGGCCGCAACGAGCGCACCATGATGAAGGTGGTGGTGGAGCGCGAGTCCAACCGGGTGGTCGGCTGCCACATGGTGGGGGCGGACGCCCCGGAAATCATTCAGGGGCTGGCGGTGGCGGTGAAGTGCGGCGTCACCAAGAAGCAGCTCGACGCCACGGTGGGCATCCACCCCACGGCGGCCGAGGAGTTCGTCACCCTGCGCGACAAGCGGCCGGACCCCGACGAGCGTCTGGCCGCCGAGCTGGGCCATGATGCGGCGGTGCCGCCCCGGCGCTGA
- a CDS encoding zinc-dependent alcohol dehydrogenase family protein: MHAYEIQAGFGLDKLVRVERPDPVPGPMQVRVRVKATSLNSRDLMMVEGRYNPRQKLPLIPNSDAAGVVDAVGPGVTRVKSGDRVMGLFSQAWSAGEPNRAAQVSTLGGPLDGALADTVLLHEDGAVPTPAYLSDEEAATLPCAAVTAWSALVTHGALKAGDTVLLQGTGGVSIFALQIARMTGARIIITSSRDDKLARARSLGAHETINYVTTPDWDKAARALTGGMGVDHVVEVGGAGTFEKSLRAVRPGGTVSVIGVLSGGAGAVPLTSILMQNLRVQGIFVGHRQGFEALNRAFTQHQVRPVVDRVFAFDEARAAFEHLKSGAHFGKVVIRVV; this comes from the coding sequence ATGCATGCCTATGAGATTCAAGCAGGGTTCGGGTTGGACAAACTGGTGCGCGTCGAACGGCCGGACCCGGTGCCGGGCCCCATGCAGGTGCGGGTGCGAGTGAAGGCGACGAGCCTCAACTCGCGGGACCTGATGATGGTGGAGGGGCGTTACAACCCGCGTCAGAAGTTGCCGCTCATCCCCAACTCGGATGCGGCGGGCGTGGTGGACGCGGTAGGGCCGGGTGTGACGCGCGTGAAGTCCGGCGACCGGGTGATGGGTCTCTTCTCGCAGGCCTGGAGCGCGGGGGAGCCCAATCGCGCCGCGCAGGTGAGCACGCTGGGCGGCCCGCTGGACGGTGCGCTCGCGGACACGGTGCTGCTGCACGAGGACGGCGCGGTGCCCACGCCCGCGTATCTCTCCGACGAAGAGGCGGCGACGCTCCCGTGCGCGGCTGTGACCGCGTGGAGCGCGCTCGTCACGCATGGCGCGCTCAAGGCGGGCGATACCGTGCTGCTTCAGGGGACGGGAGGCGTGTCCATCTTCGCGCTGCAGATTGCCCGCATGACGGGGGCGCGCATCATCATCACCTCCAGCCGTGATGACAAACTCGCGCGGGCCCGGAGCCTGGGGGCGCATGAGACCATCAACTACGTGACGACGCCTGACTGGGACAAGGCGGCGCGTGCGCTGACCGGCGGCATGGGCGTGGACCACGTGGTGGAGGTGGGCGGCGCGGGGACCTTCGAGAAGTCACTGCGCGCGGTGCGCCCCGGGGGCACGGTGTCTGTGATTGGGGTGCTCAGTGGCGGTGCCGGGGCGGTGCCATTGACGTCCATCCTGATGCAGAACCTGCGGGTGCAGGGCATCTTCGTGGGGCACCGTCAGGGGTTCGAGGCGCTCAACCGGGCCTTCACCCAACATCAGGTCCGGCCCGTCGTGGACCGGGTCTTCGCCTTCGACGAAGCGCGTGCCGCCTTCGAACACCTGAAGAGTGGGGCGCACTTCGGAAAGGTGGTCATCCGGGTGGTTTGA
- a CDS encoding PIN domain-containing protein, protein MPSVATPPSDRSLPVVLDTNVVLDLYVFDDPHTRPLGAALESGALTAWTDEETLAELGYVLASRNFQPGLAAPARTAAFERYRALVRMAPGPGGAPELALPRCKDRDDQKFLHLAARAGAAWLVSKDKRVLSMADRAGLPFIILTPRQAVRRMPPRGVGQALDAGL, encoded by the coding sequence ATGCCCTCTGTTGCCACGCCTCCGTCCGATAGGTCACTGCCCGTGGTGCTCGACACCAACGTGGTCCTGGACCTGTACGTGTTCGACGACCCGCACACCCGCCCGCTGGGCGCGGCGCTGGAATCCGGCGCGCTCACCGCCTGGACGGACGAGGAGACGCTGGCCGAGCTGGGCTACGTGCTGGCCTCCCGGAACTTCCAGCCCGGACTGGCAGCGCCTGCGCGCACCGCCGCCTTCGAGCGCTACCGCGCCCTGGTTCGCATGGCGCCCGGGCCAGGCGGTGCACCCGAGCTGGCGCTGCCCCGGTGCAAGGACCGGGATGACCAGAAGTTCCTGCACCTGGCCGCGCGCGCCGGAGCCGCGTGGCTGGTGAGCAAGGACAAGCGGGTGCTCTCCATGGCGGACCGAGCGGGCTTGCCGTTCATCATCCTCACGCCCCGGCAAGCGGTGCGGCGCATGCCACCCCGAGGGGTTGGTCAGGCCTTGGACGCGGGGCTGTAG